In Oncorhynchus tshawytscha isolate Ot180627B linkage group LG23, Otsh_v2.0, whole genome shotgun sequence, the following proteins share a genomic window:
- the LOC121840637 gene encoding complexin-3-like, with product MDTMVKQSLAVPIKKLSSCVTGVKEREVWARRRAKRGTGGVKSSPPRTGQTSVTRSYQADLEKERKLRETLNAQKHAERAAMRDHFRKKYQLSKSSKDTSHLSAAQGKVALPRQLAKLIGPETPAKDDGYSLLSAFQGLNFNMGMLGGKQTKSSTPMSVNGEACKVM from the exons aTGGATACTATGGTGAAGCAGTCTCTGGCGGTGCCCATAAAGAAGCTGTCCAGCTGTGTGacaggagtgaaggagagagaggtgtgggccAGGCGCAGGGCcaagagggggacaggaggagtaAAGAGCAGCCCTCCACGGACGGGACAGACCTCCGTCACACGCTCCTACcaagctgacctggagaaggagag GAAGCTGAGGGAAACCCTGAATGCTCAGAAGCATGCAGAGAGAGCCGCCATGAGGGATCACTTCAGGAAGAAGTACCAGCTCTCCAAG AGTTCCAAGGACACCAGCCACCTGAGTGCGGCGCAAGGGAAAGTGGCACTCCCCCGTCAACTGGCTAAACTGATTGGTCCTGAGACCCCGGCCAAGGACGATGGCTACAGCCTGCTGAGCGCCTTCCAAGGACTCAACTTCAACATGGGGATGCTTGGAGGCAAGCAGACCAAGTCGTCCACTCCAATGTCAGTCAACGGAGAGGCCTGCAAAGTCATGTGA